Part of the Deltaproteobacteria bacterium genome is shown below.
TCCTGCTGAGGGAGCCTTAATCATAGCTTCCTTAATGGATTAATGGATTAATCCTAAGGAAACTCTGATTAATTACCCTGAGGGAACCTTTTTGTAAAAAGGTTCCCTCAGACTCCCTCCAAAAACTTTTAACGCCCTGCGGATCACCCCGATTTTGCTTGCAAAATCGGGGTGATCCGCAGGGAATTAAAAGTCTTTGAAGGGGGGCTGGGGGAAACTTTCTACAGAAAGTTTCCCCCAGTGTAATAAATCAAAGCTTCCCTAAGACTCAGATGCTATATTGAAGTGTACCTATAATATAGAGGGGATGTCCGGCTATGGCAAAGCCTGATTATAATAAGATAAGCCCCAAGAGGACCGGCCGTTACGTGAGCCAGGTCACGGGATATCGGGCGTTTTATCCGGCACCGCTTCCACCCGATCCTCCTGTAAAGATTGAAGGGGACTTGCAGGCTCTGCTATCGCAGGCCGACCGAGCCTTGGGACGGCTCGACGGTTCGATTACCACGCTCCCAAACTCCGACCTCTTCGTGATGATGTACGTCCGCAAGGAGGCCGTGCTATCCAGCCAGATCGAGGGTACCCAGAGCTCACTGCAAGACCTGCTTGCGGCCGAGGCCAAAGTGTTTTCCGATACTACGCCCCGAGATGTTGACGAAGTGATCAACTACGTGCGGGCCATGAATCACGGCCTTGCAAGGTTGCGGGAACTGCCGGTATCTGTTCGCCTGATTCGAGAGATCCATGCGATATTGCTTGAGAACGTTCGGGGCCGTCATGCAGTGCCTGGCGAGTTGAGGCGGAGCCAGAACTGGATTGGTCCTTCTGGATGCACGCTTGCTGAAGCGACCTTCGTGCCGCCCCCGCCCGATGTTGTGCCGGAGACGCTCGGTCAATTGGAAAGGTTCCTGCACAGGAAGGACGATTTGCCGGTCTTGATCAAGATAGGTCTGGCCCACGCTCAGTTCGAGACGATTCACCCCTTTCTCGACGGCAATGGACGCATTGGTCGATTGCTCATCGCTTTTCTTCTCACCGAGCGTGGTGCACTCCAAAAGCCGGTTCTCTATATATCCCATTATTTCAAGCGCCACCGCCAGGCCTACTATGACCACCTTCAGAACATCCGTGACACCGGCGATTGGGAGTCATGGCTCGAATTTTTTCTTAGGGGCGTGGCGGAGGTCAGCAACGAAGCCGCCAAAACCGCCCGGAGAATCCTGCAACTTCGAGAATCCCACCGCCTCGCCATAACCGAGCGCTTGGGACGGGCGGCCGGCAACGGTCACAAGGTGCTGGAAGAC
Proteins encoded:
- a CDS encoding Fic family protein; the encoded protein is MAKPDYNKISPKRTGRYVSQVTGYRAFYPAPLPPDPPVKIEGDLQALLSQADRALGRLDGSITTLPNSDLFVMMYVRKEAVLSSQIEGTQSSLQDLLAAEAKVFSDTTPRDVDEVINYVRAMNHGLARLRELPVSVRLIREIHAILLENVRGRHAVPGELRRSQNWIGPSGCTLAEATFVPPPPDVVPETLGQLERFLHRKDDLPVLIKIGLAHAQFETIHPFLDGNGRIGRLLIAFLLTERGALQKPVLYISHYFKRHRQAYYDHLQNIRDTGDWESWLEFFLRGVAEVSNEAAKTARRILQLRESHRLAITERLGRAAGNGHKVLEDLYKHPLVTVKNVQTITGTTYAAANQLIGRFVELGILEEITGYARNRRFLYAPYIALFRDDEGDMP